A region from the Nocardioides coralli genome encodes:
- a CDS encoding DUF2237 family protein, whose product MTEQEQVTQRNVLGGTLQPCGTDPVTGFYRDGSCTCGPLDPGLHAVCAVMTAEFLEHQASVGNDLTTPRPEWQFPGLAPGDRWCVVAGRWRQSYEAGVAAPIVLSSTNYRALEVIPIEVLTEHSVDVPDDPGSLD is encoded by the coding sequence GTGACCGAGCAGGAGCAGGTGACCCAGCGCAACGTGCTCGGCGGCACGCTGCAGCCGTGCGGCACCGACCCGGTCACCGGCTTCTACCGCGACGGCAGCTGCACCTGCGGCCCGCTCGACCCGGGCCTGCACGCCGTCTGCGCGGTGATGACGGCGGAGTTTCTCGAGCACCAGGCGTCGGTCGGCAACGACCTGACCACCCCGCGGCCGGAGTGGCAGTTCCCGGGGCTCGCGCCCGGCGACCGCTGGTGCGTCGTCGCCGGCCGGTGGCGCCAGTCCTACGAGGCCGGGGTGGCGGCGCCGATCGTGCTGTCCTCGACCAACTACCGCGCCCTCGAGGTGATCCCGATCGAGGTGCTGACCGAGCACTCCGTCGACGTACCGGACGACCCGGGGTCGCTCGACTGA
- a CDS encoding CBU_0592 family membrane protein, translating into MLVVEMSGAAMVLLAFVLTQRGVPPRSLLILLLNAVGAGALSVIALLEERWGFLLLEGSWTLVALVTLWLTLRVRRGRPAHAG; encoded by the coding sequence ATGCTCGTCGTCGAGATGTCCGGAGCCGCGATGGTGCTGCTCGCGTTCGTGCTCACCCAGCGCGGGGTGCCGCCCCGGTCCCTGCTGATCCTGCTCCTCAACGCCGTCGGTGCCGGGGCACTCTCGGTGATCGCGCTGCTCGAGGAGCGGTGGGGTTTCCTGCTGCTGGAGGGGAGCTGGACCCTGGTCGCCCTCGTCACGCTGTGGCTCACCCTGCGCGTACGCCGCGGCCGACCGGCTCACGCCGGCTGA
- the glgA gene encoding glycogen synthase, with protein sequence MRVDVLSREYPPEIYGGAGVHVAELVRALRARGDVETRVHAFGADREESGTSSYADLAELADANAALRTLGVDLAMADACAGADLVHSHTWYANMAGHLAGLLHGIPHVVSAHSLEPLRPWKAEQLGGGYAVSSWVEKTAYLAAARVIAVSAAMRDDVLRCYPDLDPARVEVVHNGIDTTTWHPVDDPDRVRELGVDPDRPSVVFVGRITRQKGLPLFLRACAALPPEVQIVLCAGAPDTPAIEAEVEGLASELATARTGVVWLREMLPRADVIALLTSATVFACPSVYEPLGIVNLEAMACDTAVVATATGGIPEVVVHGETGLLVPIEQATDGTGTPLDPDRYVADFADALTSLVGDPERAAAMGRAGRERAERDFSWDAIAERTLEVYAGVVA encoded by the coding sequence ATGCGCGTCGACGTCTTGAGCCGCGAGTACCCACCGGAGATCTACGGCGGAGCCGGTGTCCATGTCGCCGAGCTGGTGCGGGCCCTGCGCGCCCGCGGCGACGTCGAGACGCGGGTCCACGCGTTCGGGGCGGACCGGGAGGAGTCGGGCACCTCGTCGTACGCCGACCTCGCGGAGCTCGCGGACGCCAACGCCGCGTTGCGGACGCTCGGGGTCGACCTCGCCATGGCCGACGCCTGCGCCGGGGCCGACCTGGTCCACTCGCACACGTGGTACGCCAACATGGCCGGACACCTGGCCGGCCTGCTCCACGGGATCCCGCACGTCGTCTCCGCCCACTCGCTGGAGCCGCTGCGGCCGTGGAAGGCCGAGCAGCTGGGCGGCGGGTACGCCGTGTCCTCCTGGGTCGAGAAGACCGCCTACCTGGCGGCGGCGCGGGTGATCGCGGTGTCGGCCGCGATGCGCGACGACGTGCTGCGCTGCTACCCCGACCTCGACCCCGCACGCGTGGAGGTCGTCCACAACGGGATCGACACGACGACGTGGCACCCCGTCGACGACCCGGACCGGGTGCGCGAGCTGGGCGTGGACCCCGACCGGCCGAGCGTGGTCTTCGTCGGTCGCATCACGCGGCAGAAGGGGCTGCCGCTGTTCCTCCGGGCCTGCGCCGCGCTGCCGCCCGAGGTGCAGATCGTCCTGTGCGCCGGCGCCCCGGACACCCCAGCGATCGAGGCGGAGGTCGAGGGCCTGGCGTCCGAGCTGGCCACAGCACGGACGGGAGTCGTCTGGCTGCGGGAGATGCTGCCGCGGGCCGACGTCATCGCGTTGCTCACCAGCGCCACCGTCTTCGCCTGCCCGTCGGTCTACGAGCCGCTCGGCATCGTCAACCTCGAGGCGATGGCCTGCGACACCGCTGTGGTCGCGACCGCGACGGGCGGCATCCCGGAGGTGGTGGTGCACGGCGAGACCGGGCTGCTGGTCCCGATCGAGCAGGCCACCGACGGCACCGGCACTCCCCTGGACCCCGACCGGTACGTCGCCGACTTCGCCGACGCGCTGACCTCGCTCGTCGGCGATCCCGAGCGCGCGGCGGCCATGGGGCGCGCCGGACGGGAGCGTGCCGAGCGGGACTTCAGCTGGGACGCCATCGCCGAGCGCACACTCGAGGTGTACGCCGGGGTGGTGGCGTGA
- a CDS encoding WS/DGAT/MGAT family O-acyltransferase, producing the protein MVTPIDPTSAAFLLAENRQMPMHVGALQLFRKPEGAGRGYVREFFEEMRDADEIAPLFLKHPYRAARTAGQLVWRPDEQFDIEHHVRHSALPKPGRVRELLELCSRLHSTRLGWERPLWEAHVIEGMRDGRVAMYTKTHHALVDGVSAMRLIQSVLSTDPDKRGMPAPWAYLPERTRAPREREPSETQASLSELSGQALRTALGITAEAAGLPGALIRTLRKSVRNETSSLSLYAPRTILNQSITGSRRFAAQDWPMERIRGVGKATGTTVNDVVVAMCSGALRAYLLEMHALPEESLVAMVPVGLKARESQIASADGGNAVGAIMVQMGTERADPADRLAAIHRSMVDGKEALSSMTPVQILAMSALGQAPAILTPMLRMQGIVRPPYNVIISNVPGPRTTHYWNGAQLVGTYPLSIPINGMALNITCTSYDGDMCFGLTGCRRTVPHLQRLLTHLDDELKALEKAAGI; encoded by the coding sequence GTGGTCACACCGATCGATCCGACGTCAGCCGCGTTCCTGCTGGCCGAGAACCGCCAGATGCCGATGCACGTCGGCGCACTCCAGCTCTTCCGCAAGCCCGAGGGCGCGGGTCGCGGCTACGTGCGGGAGTTCTTCGAGGAGATGCGCGACGCCGACGAGATCGCGCCGCTCTTCCTCAAGCACCCCTACCGTGCTGCGCGCACCGCCGGTCAGCTCGTGTGGCGTCCTGACGAGCAGTTCGACATCGAGCACCACGTCCGCCACAGCGCGCTGCCCAAGCCCGGGCGCGTGCGCGAGCTGCTCGAGCTCTGCTCCCGGCTCCACAGCACCCGGCTCGGCTGGGAGCGACCGTTGTGGGAGGCCCACGTCATCGAGGGGATGCGGGACGGACGGGTCGCGATGTACACCAAGACCCACCACGCGCTGGTCGACGGGGTGAGCGCCATGCGCCTGATCCAGAGCGTGCTCTCCACCGACCCGGACAAGCGTGGGATGCCGGCGCCGTGGGCCTACCTGCCCGAGCGGACCCGCGCCCCGCGCGAGCGCGAGCCCTCCGAGACCCAGGCCAGCCTCAGCGAGCTGTCCGGCCAGGCGCTGCGGACGGCGCTCGGCATCACCGCCGAGGCGGCCGGCCTGCCGGGCGCGCTGATCCGCACGCTGCGCAAGAGCGTGCGCAACGAGACGTCCTCGCTGTCGCTCTACGCCCCCCGCACCATCCTCAACCAGAGCATCACCGGCTCCCGCCGCTTCGCCGCGCAGGACTGGCCGATGGAGCGGATCCGCGGCGTCGGCAAGGCCACCGGCACCACCGTCAACGACGTGGTGGTCGCGATGTGCTCCGGCGCGCTGCGCGCCTACCTCCTCGAGATGCATGCGCTCCCGGAGGAGAGTCTCGTCGCGATGGTCCCGGTGGGCCTGAAGGCACGCGAGTCCCAGATCGCCTCGGCCGACGGCGGCAACGCGGTCGGCGCGATCATGGTGCAGATGGGGACCGAGCGAGCCGACCCGGCCGACCGGCTCGCCGCGATCCACCGCTCGATGGTCGACGGCAAGGAGGCGCTGTCGTCGATGACGCCGGTGCAGATCCTGGCGATGAGCGCCCTCGGCCAGGCGCCCGCGATCCTCACGCCGATGCTGCGGATGCAGGGCATCGTGCGGCCGCCCTACAACGTGATCATCAGCAACGTCCCCGGCCCGCGGACCACCCACTACTGGAACGGCGCGCAGCTGGTCGGCACCTACCCGCTGTCGATCCCGATCAACGGCATGGCCCTCAACATCACCTGCACGTCGTACGACGGCGACATGTGCTTCGGCCTCACCGGGTGTCGCCGCACCGTCCCGCACCTGCAGCGGCTGCTCACCCACCTCGACGACGAGCTGAAGGCCCTCGAGAAGGCCGCCGGCATCTAG
- a CDS encoding mismatch-specific DNA-glycosylase, whose protein sequence is MARFTRAELEQFRDHEVPDLFGPDVRLLFVGINPGLWTAATQTHFAHPANRFYPALLRAGIIDHPVSASDGMTDEDRARFTARGLGITNLARRATARAAELSDEELHAGGEALAALVARVRPRVVAVAGVTAYRTAFGVRRAALGRQPEDLAGAELWVVPNPSGLNAHETIDTLAAAYAAPARAAGVL, encoded by the coding sequence ATGGCCCGCTTCACCCGTGCCGAGCTGGAGCAGTTCCGCGACCACGAGGTGCCCGACCTGTTCGGACCCGACGTGCGGCTGCTCTTCGTCGGCATCAACCCGGGGCTCTGGACCGCGGCCACGCAGACGCACTTCGCCCACCCCGCCAACCGCTTCTACCCCGCGCTGCTGCGGGCCGGGATCATCGACCACCCCGTCAGCGCCTCGGACGGGATGACCGACGAGGACCGCGCCCGCTTCACCGCCCGTGGCCTGGGCATCACCAACCTCGCCCGCCGGGCGACGGCCCGCGCCGCCGAGCTCTCCGACGAGGAGCTCCACGCCGGCGGCGAGGCACTGGCGGCGCTGGTCGCGCGGGTGCGTCCCCGGGTGGTGGCGGTCGCCGGCGTGACGGCCTACCGCACCGCCTTCGGCGTACGCCGGGCCGCGCTCGGCCGCCAGCCGGAGGACCTCGCCGGCGCGGAGCTGTGGGTGGTGCCCAACCCGAGCGGCCTCAACGCCCACGAGACGATCGACACCCTGGCCGCGGCCTACGCCGCGCCGGCCCGCGCGGCCGGCGTGCTCTGA
- a CDS encoding protein kinase domain-containing protein — MATASPDARPGPDDPQVLGDRYELGDVLGRGGMADVHRATDRLLHRDVAVKVMRDLAGDDTARARFRSEARTLAGLSHHGLVTVLDAGLAGPAAEQPYLVLELVEGSTLGDEIARGPVSPDRVREVGAGLADTLAYAHDRGVVHRDVKPGNVLLGSGDRVKLTDFGIAKLIGDTSGHTRTGTTIGSAAYLSPEQVRGEQVTGAADIYALGLLLLEALTGERAFSGPAMEAAVARLHRAPEVPEHLPDGWRALLASMLDAEPAARPAAADVAARLRAMDDASAGTTRPLTGLVASAPPSAPWIDRTGEAVAGAAVRLRDRAVAMPDHQRALVLVGAVLVLFLVLTAVVAGGSDGGGGGTGEVPQEVPRRLEQPLQDLHDAVDGQTP, encoded by the coding sequence GTGGCGACCGCCAGCCCCGACGCCCGCCCCGGCCCCGACGACCCCCAGGTCCTCGGGGACCGCTACGAGCTCGGTGACGTCCTCGGTCGGGGTGGGATGGCCGACGTGCACCGCGCGACCGACCGGCTGCTCCACCGCGACGTCGCGGTGAAGGTGATGCGCGACCTCGCGGGAGACGACACCGCCCGTGCCCGCTTCAGGAGCGAGGCGCGCACCCTGGCCGGTCTCTCCCACCACGGACTCGTGACGGTGCTCGACGCGGGCCTCGCCGGGCCCGCCGCCGAGCAGCCCTACCTGGTGCTGGAGCTGGTCGAGGGGTCGACGCTGGGCGACGAGATCGCCCGGGGCCCGGTGTCCCCGGACCGTGTCCGCGAGGTGGGCGCAGGGCTGGCCGACACGCTCGCCTACGCCCACGACCGGGGCGTCGTCCATCGCGACGTCAAGCCCGGCAACGTGCTGCTCGGCAGCGGCGACCGGGTCAAGCTGACCGACTTCGGGATCGCCAAGCTGATCGGGGACACCTCCGGCCACACCCGGACCGGCACCACGATCGGGTCGGCGGCGTACCTGTCCCCGGAGCAGGTGCGTGGCGAGCAGGTGACCGGGGCCGCCGACATCTACGCGCTCGGGCTGCTGCTGCTCGAGGCGCTCACGGGCGAGCGCGCCTTCTCCGGGCCGGCGATGGAGGCGGCGGTCGCGCGCCTGCACCGCGCTCCCGAGGTGCCGGAGCACCTGCCGGACGGCTGGCGTGCGCTGCTGGCCTCGATGCTGGACGCCGAGCCCGCCGCGCGCCCTGCCGCGGCGGACGTGGCCGCGCGGCTCAGGGCGATGGACGACGCCTCCGCGGGCACCACTCGCCCGCTGACCGGTCTGGTTGCCTCGGCGCCGCCGAGCGCTCCATGGATCGACCGCACCGGCGAAGCCGTGGCAGGGGCGGCCGTCCGGCTCCGCGACCGGGCCGTCGCGATGCCCGACCACCAGCGGGCGCTGGTGCTCGTGGGAGCTGTGCTGGTGCTGTTCCTGGTGCTCACCGCCGTCGTGGCAGGTGGGTCCGACGGCGGCGGAGGTGGCACGGGCGAGGTGCCCCAGGAGGTGCCTCGGCGGCTCGAGCAGCCGTTGCAGGACCTGCACGACGCCGTCGACGGGCAGACGCCATGA
- a CDS encoding phosphodiester glycosidase family protein, with translation MRLWPGTVACPLLAVVLTAALTPVGTAAGRAAPDDAPASARAASQPVQTSDGLPGEVVAPLPAARRGRVTVDNRRSWKVARGVRYQRWDRTDARGKLRAHLLTVDASRPGVRLDHAMGEVVPQRLPLTQLLHRNDAVAGINGGFFDIYDTGAPLGVGQDRQRGFLHAARFTWRNAFWMNRSGRYRVGDMPLSAEIVGRPEIEISNVNTPRVREGKVGIWDSSWGTTSGYSVTDGQKRRVRMVVVERGVVVANSRRLSAGEPIVGRVLVGRGPGAQQLRELAVGQRVRLRWSLGRKARFAIGGEAVLLRGGRLQVSDDRILHPRTAVGVDHHTGKVLLLAVDGRQRHSRGATLVELARILKKKGADVALNLDGGGSTTIAGLRRNGRLRALNRPSDGAQRPVPDALVVQVRP, from the coding sequence ATGCGTCTCTGGCCCGGAACGGTCGCGTGCCCCCTGCTCGCCGTCGTCCTCACCGCTGCGCTCACGCCTGTCGGCACGGCAGCCGGGCGCGCCGCACCCGACGACGCGCCGGCGTCGGCGCGCGCCGCGTCACAGCCGGTCCAGACCTCCGACGGGCTCCCGGGAGAGGTCGTGGCCCCGCTGCCGGCCGCACGCCGCGGGCGCGTCACGGTCGACAACCGTCGCTCCTGGAAGGTCGCCCGCGGTGTCCGCTACCAGCGCTGGGACCGCACCGATGCCCGCGGGAAGCTGCGGGCCCACCTGCTGACCGTCGACGCCTCCCGCCCGGGCGTCCGGCTCGACCACGCGATGGGCGAGGTCGTGCCCCAGCGGCTCCCGCTCACGCAGCTGCTGCACCGCAACGACGCCGTCGCGGGGATCAACGGCGGCTTCTTCGACATCTACGACACCGGGGCGCCCCTCGGTGTGGGTCAGGACCGTCAGCGGGGCTTCCTGCATGCAGCCCGGTTCACCTGGCGCAACGCGTTCTGGATGAACCGCAGCGGCCGGTACCGGGTCGGCGACATGCCGCTGAGTGCCGAGATCGTCGGACGTCCCGAGATCGAGATCTCCAACGTCAACACGCCGCGGGTGCGTGAGGGCAAGGTCGGCATCTGGGACTCCTCGTGGGGGACCACGTCGGGGTACTCGGTCACCGACGGCCAGAAGCGGCGCGTGCGCATGGTGGTGGTCGAGCGCGGTGTCGTCGTGGCCAACAGCCGGCGCCTGTCCGCGGGCGAGCCCATCGTCGGCCGGGTGCTGGTCGGCCGCGGACCGGGCGCGCAACAGCTGCGCGAGCTCGCCGTCGGACAGCGGGTCCGACTGCGATGGTCACTCGGCCGCAAGGCCCGCTTCGCCATCGGCGGCGAGGCCGTGCTGCTGCGCGGCGGTCGGCTCCAGGTGAGCGACGACCGGATCCTGCACCCCCGGACCGCCGTCGGCGTCGACCACCACACCGGCAAGGTCCTGCTCCTCGCCGTCGATGGCCGCCAGCGCCACAGTCGCGGTGCCACGCTGGTCGAGCTGGCCCGGATCCTCAAGAAGAAGGGCGCCGACGTGGCGCTCAACCTCGACGGCGGCGGGTCGACGACGATCGCCGGCCTGCGGCGCAACGGGCGCCTGCGCGCCCTCAACCGGCCGTCCGACGGCGCGCAGCGGCCGGTGCCCGACGCCCTCGTCGTGCAGGTGCGGCCCTGA
- the glgC gene encoding glucose-1-phosphate adenylyltransferase, with the protein MPSESGRESRRNVLAIVLAGGEGKRLMPLTADRAKPAVPFAGIYRLIDFALSNVVNSGYLKVVVLTQYKSHSLDRHVTQTWRMSTMLGNYVTPVPAQQRVGKRWYLGSADAIYQSLNLINDEKPDIIVVVGADHVYRMDFAQMVEHHVETGAACTVAAIRQPIGLADQFGVIDVDPEDPTRIRDFLEKPTNPDGLPDSPDEVLASMGNYVFDAAALVDAVTRDADLDSSAHDMGGDIVPAFVRREQAAVYDFKDNVVPGATERDRGYWRDVGTLGSYYAAHMDVVSPLPIFNLYNFAWPIYTSYGPQPPVKVVQGEGGRGAEIGDAVLSPGVVVTGGRVERSVLSPDVRVERGADVEDSVLMNGVRVGAGAVVRNAILDKGVVIPAGAEIGLDPKADEKRGLVVEDGLTVMGKLARFPD; encoded by the coding sequence ATGCCGAGCGAATCGGGACGGGAATCGAGAAGGAACGTCCTCGCGATCGTCCTGGCCGGCGGTGAGGGTAAACGGCTCATGCCGCTCACCGCGGATCGCGCCAAACCCGCGGTCCCCTTCGCCGGCATCTACCGGCTGATCGACTTCGCGCTGTCCAACGTCGTCAACTCCGGCTACCTCAAGGTGGTCGTCCTGACGCAGTACAAGTCCCACAGCCTCGACCGCCACGTCACGCAGACCTGGCGGATGTCCACGATGCTCGGCAACTACGTGACGCCGGTGCCGGCCCAGCAGCGGGTCGGCAAGCGGTGGTACCTCGGCAGCGCCGACGCGATCTACCAGAGCCTCAACCTCATCAACGACGAGAAGCCCGACATCATCGTCGTCGTGGGCGCCGACCACGTCTACCGGATGGACTTCGCCCAGATGGTCGAGCACCACGTGGAGACCGGTGCCGCGTGCACGGTGGCGGCGATCCGGCAGCCGATCGGGCTGGCCGACCAGTTCGGCGTCATCGACGTCGACCCGGAGGACCCCACCCGGATCCGCGACTTCCTGGAGAAGCCCACGAACCCCGACGGCCTGCCCGACTCGCCCGACGAGGTGCTCGCCTCGATGGGCAACTACGTCTTCGACGCCGCGGCGCTCGTGGACGCGGTGACCCGCGACGCCGACCTCGACAGCAGCGCCCACGACATGGGCGGCGACATCGTGCCGGCGTTCGTCCGACGCGAGCAGGCCGCGGTCTACGACTTCAAGGACAACGTGGTGCCCGGTGCCACCGAGCGCGACCGCGGCTACTGGCGCGACGTGGGGACGCTCGGCTCCTACTACGCCGCCCACATGGACGTCGTGAGCCCGCTGCCGATCTTCAACCTCTACAACTTCGCCTGGCCCATCTACACCTCCTACGGGCCGCAGCCGCCGGTGAAGGTGGTCCAGGGGGAGGGCGGCCGCGGGGCCGAGATCGGCGACGCCGTGCTGTCGCCCGGGGTCGTGGTGACCGGCGGCCGCGTGGAGCGCTCGGTCCTCTCTCCCGACGTCCGCGTCGAGCGGGGGGCGGACGTCGAGGACAGCGTGCTCATGAACGGTGTCCGGGTCGGAGCCGGCGCGGTGGTCCGCAACGCGATCCTCGACAAGGGCGTCGTGATCCCGGCGGGGGCCGAGATCGGGCTGGACCCGAAGGCCGACGAGAAGCGCGGGCTCGTGGTCGAGGACGGGCTGACCGTCATGGGCAAGCTGGCCCGCTTCCCGGACTGA
- a CDS encoding CocE/NonD family hydrolase encodes MLRPLLLTAALALTTAVPAATPASAAAGDGDGDGVKVRNGCVRSVPDPGSEQKVRICYTIFKPAGASRRHQVPFLMHSHGWGGSRTTDPSAFRQWLDAGYGVLSFDQRGFGESGGHAQVENPRYEGKDNLRLIRRVARLPWVRKDGPGDPRLGAIGGSYGGGYQFLGAFKELQRRGKPVYDAIAPEITWHDLNESLAPNGVVRTEWAYALSAAALPTDALPPKVYQALVEGSATGQWPDGTGPSGVDMEKFFRRNGPSWHERQGRRLRIPVLFGQGTTDTLFNLEQGLRNWRRALAPQARRDSIFLAYNGGHALPAAVPLGVQVTSDPCSRKLAGGDFDDLALRFFDEQLKGRDRGLTGYGRFHLATPDSTCTSVRSAGADTRREVGEVVSPEAAGAPLHFPIAEGPIRIAGSSRLLGRLTATAPENRAFFGLAVGSTPGDARLVQNNVYPLNEPGPVTGRRLRLELPAVAVDVPAGQTLYLAVSAVSDTFAGTQTRTPGVVVVEDASVRLPVVGR; translated from the coding sequence ATGCTCCGCCCACTGCTGCTGACCGCTGCGCTGGCCCTGACCACCGCCGTGCCCGCCGCGACCCCCGCCTCCGCCGCCGCTGGCGACGGTGACGGTGACGGGGTGAAGGTCCGCAACGGCTGCGTGCGCAGCGTCCCCGATCCGGGCTCGGAGCAGAAGGTCCGGATCTGCTACACGATCTTCAAGCCGGCCGGCGCATCCCGTCGCCACCAGGTGCCGTTCCTCATGCACAGCCACGGCTGGGGCGGCTCCCGGACCACCGACCCGTCGGCGTTCCGCCAGTGGCTCGACGCCGGGTACGGCGTGCTCTCCTTCGACCAGCGCGGCTTCGGTGAGTCCGGGGGGCACGCCCAGGTCGAGAACCCGCGCTACGAGGGGAAGGACAACCTGAGGCTGATCCGGCGGGTGGCCCGCCTGCCGTGGGTGCGCAAGGACGGGCCGGGGGACCCGAGGCTCGGGGCGATCGGCGGTTCCTACGGCGGCGGTTACCAGTTCCTCGGCGCCTTCAAGGAGCTGCAGCGCCGCGGCAAACCGGTCTACGACGCCATCGCCCCCGAGATCACGTGGCACGACCTCAACGAGAGCCTGGCCCCCAACGGCGTGGTCCGCACCGAGTGGGCCTACGCCCTCAGCGCCGCCGCCCTCCCGACCGACGCGCTGCCACCGAAGGTCTACCAGGCGCTGGTGGAGGGCAGCGCGACCGGGCAGTGGCCCGACGGGACCGGTCCCTCCGGTGTCGACATGGAGAAGTTCTTCCGCCGCAACGGGCCGTCCTGGCACGAGCGGCAGGGGCGGAGGCTGCGGATCCCGGTGCTGTTCGGCCAAGGCACCACCGACACGTTGTTCAACCTCGAGCAGGGCCTGCGCAACTGGCGGCGGGCGCTGGCTCCGCAGGCTCGACGCGACAGCATCTTCCTCGCCTACAACGGCGGCCACGCCCTCCCGGCCGCGGTCCCGCTCGGGGTCCAGGTGACCTCCGACCCGTGCAGCCGCAAGCTGGCGGGCGGCGACTTCGACGACCTGGCGCTGCGCTTCTTCGACGAGCAGCTCAAGGGACGCGACCGGGGGCTGACGGGCTACGGCCGGTTCCACCTCGCGACCCCCGACAGCACGTGCACCTCGGTGCGCTCGGCAGGCGCCGACACCAGGCGCGAGGTCGGGGAGGTGGTGAGCCCCGAGGCCGCCGGGGCACCACTCCACTTCCCGATCGCGGAGGGTCCGATCCGGATCGCCGGCTCGTCCCGCCTCCTGGGGAGGCTGACGGCCACCGCACCGGAGAACCGGGCGTTCTTCGGCCTCGCCGTCGGCAGCACCCCCGGCGACGCCCGCCTGGTCCAGAACAACGTCTACCCGCTGAACGAGCCTGGGCCGGTCACCGGCAGGCGGCTCCGCCTCGAGCTGCCCGCGGTGGCCGTCGACGTACCCGCGGGCCAGACGCTCTACCTCGCCGTCAGCGCGGTCAGCGACACCTTCGCCGGAACCCAGACCCGCACCCCCGGCGTCGTGGTGGTGGAGGACGCATCTGTCCGTTTGCCAGTGGTGGGGCGCTGA
- a CDS encoding site-specific DNA-methyltransferase: protein MARPWNVFVEGDNLDVLTTLPAASVDLVYIDPPYNTGNEFAYRDRYGQHDAWVAMMRPRLVAAREVMRGTGAIFVSIDDNEVAHLRLLMDEVFGETGFLAQVVVNLNPKGRQLGGGFATSHEYLLVYARDAARCVLDASSTETVDPRDFPLTAPDGRRYRHLPLRNTNKKFNPTTARTLHFPVYGDPDSGRVATAPFAGGLEVRPVFGDGTPAVWRWSAPRIDERPDDLVCRRVNGRLGERVDVYQRDWLHEGRRKKLPTIWPAAEVGSTDTAVAELKELLGHVFESPKPTGLIRRILHTMPPDAAVLDFFAGSGTTGHAVALANAEDGGTRTCLSVNCAEPTRPGSNAHAAGLATVADITRARLRAVAERVGGGFEEWPVG, encoded by the coding sequence GTGGCGCGGCCGTGGAACGTCTTCGTCGAGGGCGACAACCTCGACGTCCTGACGACGCTGCCGGCGGCGTCGGTGGACCTGGTCTACATCGACCCGCCCTACAACACCGGCAACGAGTTCGCCTACCGCGACCGCTACGGGCAGCACGACGCCTGGGTGGCGATGATGCGGCCACGTCTGGTGGCGGCACGCGAGGTCATGCGCGGGACCGGCGCGATCTTCGTGAGCATCGACGACAACGAGGTGGCCCACCTCCGGCTGCTCATGGACGAGGTCTTCGGGGAGACAGGCTTCCTCGCCCAGGTGGTGGTCAACCTCAACCCCAAGGGGCGGCAGCTCGGCGGTGGTTTCGCCACCAGCCACGAGTACCTGCTGGTCTACGCCCGTGACGCCGCCCGGTGCGTGCTCGACGCGAGCAGCACCGAGACCGTCGACCCGCGCGACTTCCCGCTGACCGCGCCGGACGGGCGCCGCTACCGTCACCTGCCGCTGCGCAACACCAACAAGAAGTTCAACCCCACCACCGCCCGCACCCTGCACTTCCCCGTGTACGGCGACCCCGACTCGGGCCGGGTGGCGACCGCGCCGTTCGCCGGGGGCCTCGAGGTGCGCCCGGTCTTCGGCGACGGGACGCCGGCGGTGTGGCGCTGGTCGGCCCCCCGCATCGACGAGCGGCCGGACGACCTGGTGTGCAGGCGGGTCAACGGCAGGCTGGGGGAGCGGGTCGACGTCTACCAGCGGGACTGGCTCCACGAGGGGCGCCGCAAGAAGCTGCCGACGATCTGGCCGGCGGCGGAGGTCGGGTCGACCGACACGGCCGTGGCCGAGCTCAAGGAGCTGCTCGGCCACGTCTTCGAGTCGCCCAAGCCGACCGGGCTGATCCGGCGGATCCTCCACACGATGCCTCCGGACGCGGCCGTGCTCGACTTCTTCGCCGGCAGCGGCACCACCGGCCACGCCGTGGCCCTGGCCAACGCCGAGGACGGCGGCACCCGCACCTGCCTGTCGGTCAACTGCGCCGAGCCGACCCGGCCCGGTTCCAACGCCCACGCCGCCGGGCTGGCCACCGTCGCCGACATCACCCGCGCCCGGCTGCGTGCGGTGGCCGAGCGCGTGGGCGGCGGCTTCGAGGAGTGGCCCGTCGGCTAG